One window of Catharus ustulatus isolate bCatUst1 chromosome 3, bCatUst1.pri.v2, whole genome shotgun sequence genomic DNA carries:
- the RNF146 gene encoding E3 ubiquitin-protein ligase RNF146: MAGCGEVDHSINMLPTNRKTNESCTNAAPSLQVPECAICLQTCVHPVSLPCKHVFCYLCVKGASWLGKRCALCRQEIPEDFLDKPTLLSPEELKAASRGNGEYAWYYEGRNGWWQYDERTSRELEDAFSKGKKSTEMLIAGFLYVADLENMVQYRRNEHGRRRKIKRDIIDIPKKGVAGLRLDCDTNTVNLTRESSADGADSTLTPGAAAVQPLASISVRPLPALDGQLVSPSTPSPDASNSLENSFAHLQINGDSMAERSHRGEGEEDHESSSSGRVPAPDTSVEETESDASSDSEDVSAHLQQHLSSGQQRHLNAGASQAGADRPGGGGGMANTSARSRRPDGQCTVTEV; encoded by the coding sequence ATGGCTGGCTGTGGTGAAGTAGATCATTCGATCAACATGCTTCCCACAAATAGGAAGACAAATGAGTCATGTACCaatgcagctccttccctgcaagTTCCTGAATGTGCTATCTGTCTGCAAACCTGTGTCCATCCAGTAAGTCTGCCCTGTAAACATGTTTTCTGCTATCTGTGTGTTAAGGGAGCTTCCTGGCTTGGGAAACGATGTGCACTGTGCCGGCAGGAGATTCCCGAGGATTTTCTTGACAAGCCAACCCTACTGTCACCTGAAGAACTGAAAGCAGCAAGCAGAGGCAATGGAGAATATGCTTGGTACTATGAAGGTAGAAATGGCTGGTGGCAGTATGATGAACGTaccagcagagagctggaagaTGCCTTTTCTAAGGGTAAAAAGAGCACTGAAATGCTAATTGCTGGGTTTTTATACGTAGCAGACCTTGAAAATATGGTTCAGTATAGGAGAAATGAGCATGGACGTCGCAGAAAAATAAAACGGGACATAATAGATATACCAAAGAAGGGAGTGGCTGGGCTGAGGCTGGACTGTGACACCAACACTGTCAACCTGACACGAGAAAGCTCTGCTGACGGTGCGGACAGCACACTgactccaggggctgcagctgtgcagcctCTAGCATCCATTTCTGTGAGGCCCTTACCAGCACTAGATGGTCAGCTTGTGAGCCCTTCAACGCCATCACCTGACGCAAGCAATTCTCTAGAGAACTCTTTTGCCCACTTGCAAATAAATGGAGACAGTATGGCTGAAAGGAGTcacaggggagagggagaagaagaCCATGAATCATCATCTTCCGGTAGGGTGCCAGCCCCTGACACCTCTGTTGAGGAGACCGAATCAGAtgccagcagtgacagtgaGGATGTGTCTGCCCACCTTCAGCAACACCTGTCCTCTGGTCAGCAGAGACACTTGAATGCTGGTGcaagccaggcaggagcagataGACcagggggagggggtgggatgGCAAACACAAGTGCAAGATCTAGAAGGCCAGATGGACAGTGCACAGTCACTGAAGTTTAA